From Anaerotignum faecicola:
GCCGTCACAAATCTTCTTGATGGAAACCACCCCGGGATTCTGGCTTTTTTCATTCAGCATACTGTAAACGGTAGAAGGCGGTATACCCGATGCAGTCGCTAACGCATTAACAGCCATATCATATTCTGCGCATAATTCCTGGATGCGCTTTGCAACCGCCTCTTTTGTATTCAAGATAACCCCTCCTTACGATTTATCGTAATTTTAGTTTGCACAAATTTACGATAAATCGTATAGGATATATCCCAAATCAAATATTTATGTTATAATTGCGATATATCCCATATTTCAGAGGTGAATTTATGTCTGTCTGTACATTCTTTGGGCATCGCGACTGTCCATCTTCCATAAAGCCAAATCTGAAGCAAGCCCTCATCCATCTGATTGATGCGCAGTCCGTTGATACCTTCTATGTCGGCAATCATGGCGCATTTGATGCAATGGTGCGTTCCACTCTGGCGGAACTCATGCAGGACTACCCCCACATTCGCTGTGCGGTGGTGCTTGCCTATCTCCCCACAAAAAAGCTTGCGTATCCCTTTCCTTCCCTTCTGCCCGATGGCATTGAAGCCGCCCCGAAACGTTTCGCCATTTCCTACCGCAACAAATGGATGCTGAAACAATCGCATTTCGTTGTGACCTATATCACGCATGATTGGGGCGGCGCAGCGCAATTCGCAAGCCTTGCCAAAAAGCAGAAGAAAACAGTCCTCAATCTCACCAAATAAAAAAGAACGGTGTCCTTCCCCACGGGAAAAGCATCGTTCTCTTTTTTATTCCTGTAAGCCTGTTTTCTCGGCGTATTCCTTGAAATCCGCGTTCCATTCCGCGCTGATTGCGGCATCCTCTCTATGGTCAGGCAAAGCATACTGCGCATCGAGCCAAGCACCAAGCCAACGGGAAAGCTTGATTGTCCCCGTGAGGTTCATGTGTCCCTGATCATAATAATCAACCTGCGGGTCTAAGCCAAGCTGTTCTCTGTATTCCGCTCTGTCCAGATCCAGATAGGTTACACCCTGCGCCGCAGCAAAACCCTCCAGTGCCTCGCTCTGCGCATACGTCCAGCTCATTTTCGGCAGATGCAGCAGCAGAACGGGAATATTCTTTTCCTTGCAAAGCGCGATGGATTTTTCAATATAGCCCTTTGCGCTCTCGTCAAAGGAGGCGGTTTCTCCTGTCGGCTCCATGAAATTTTCGGGGTAGGTCTGCGGCTCAATCTCTCTGAGGTAAACATTTCCCTTCTTAAAGGAATGCTCCAGCAGGGGCTCCGGCTTATCCTCCGCCAGATTGATTTCCTTCCAGCGGTCATGGTAGCGCATCAGCGGAAAGGCATAGGACAGCATGGACTGTGATTCATCCGCAGCTGTCACCTCTTTGATAATATCCAGCTTATATTTCGACATCTTCATGCCGTCCAGTCCACGGCGTAAATCCCCTTCCCGCTCTGCATAATCGTAATCCGAAAAGATATTATCGCAGAGCAGAACCACCAATTCGGGATTCTGATATTTCAGCGACTCCGCCAGAAGTCCATAGCTAACAGAAGGTGCCTGCAATGCCGACGCGCGGACATAGCCCGTAAAGCCATGCTCCTGCCACATCACCATCGGAGATACCCCACGCAGAAGCGGACTGCTCCCGACATACAGCACATCTATCGTATCCTCCGGTTCACTGTAAAAGGCATGAATTTCATTGGATTCATCATCATGCCGCATCAGCAAATCCGTCGCATTGCCAAAGAGCATGGAGAAAACCACCACAAATGCAACACATCTTACCATAATTTTCAAACACTCTTTCCTATTCATACTCAGAACCCCCTGTAAATAAAGTCAGCGGCGTTATAATTCAAGCCATACACGCCAAAAAGAATCAGGGAGAACAAGGCACCCAGATAAATCACCCAACGGAAGTAGAGGTTCTGCTTCGCGAGGGTCTCTCTTACCCTGATACCGCTTTCCTGCATCAGGCTGACAGAAAGCAGCACCAGACAGGACAGGAACAGCACCCATAAATCCTTCACATCCAGCCCCATCGTCAAAAGTCCGCCCTCAAGCAGGACATCCGTATTCCAGTTCTTTATCATGGAGGTAATCATATATTTCGCTGCGGAAACGCCGGGTGCGCGCGTGATAATCTTGCCGATTGCAACCAGAATCAGCGTGCGAAGCACCTGAAAAATCCGCCAGCTGATACAGTCCGTGCGAATCGCCAGCCTTTTCACCAGCTTTTGCAAGGGCTGTTCAAAGAGAATACCAAGCACGATCAGCGTACCGTTATAGCAGCCGAAGGCGATATATTTCCATTCTGCCCCATGCCAGATACCGATGAGGAAGAATATGATAAACTGCGGAATCAGCACGGGAATCAGCTTACCGATATAATTCCCGAAAATCCCTCTGCATTTCTTCCCCAGACGGGAAAAGAATTTCGACAGGGACAAGGGATAGAACACATAATCCCGAAACCATGCGCCGAGCGTCATGTGCCATCTGCGCCAATAATCGGGAATTGAGGTTGCCAGATAGGGACGTTCAAAGTTTTTATCCAGCGTTACGCCGAAAATTTGCGCCGCGCCTGTTGCAATATCAATCCCACCGGAAAAATCGCCGTAAATCTGGATGGCATACGCCAACGCCGCTGCCGCAACATAGGTGCCGCCGAAGGTTTCGGGGAAGCCAAACGCATTATCCACCAGAACCGCCGCTCTATCCGCGATGACCATTTTCTTAAACGCGCCCCAGAGCATCAGCTGTACGCCGAACTTGATGCGTGTATAGGAAAATTCATTCGCGCGGAACAGCTGCTCCGCCAATGTGCCGAAGCGAGAAATAGGCCCCTGCACAATCTGGGGGAAAAAGGAAATAAACAGCGCCAGCTTGCAAAAGTTCCGCTCCGGCTCCTGCTTTTCTCTGTAAACATCAATCA
This genomic window contains:
- a CDS encoding helix-turn-helix domain-containing protein; its protein translation is MNTKEAVAKRIQELCAEYDMAVNALATASGIPPSTVYSMLNEKSQNPGVVSIKKICDGLGISIREFFDTDLFDNLEQEIK
- a CDS encoding MBOAT family O-acyltransferase → MAFTSFRFIVFLVLAAAAYFLTPKRCRWVTLFVANYVFYFISGGRIFIYLLATTVTTYLATVKIGDMAAKNKIAFNEAKAELDKEGKKAWKAAFAKKKKRILIPTLLFNFGILAVLKYSGFVTENLNLLFAKIGIGTELPVFRFLLPLGISFYTFQSMGYLIDVYREKQEPERNFCKLALFISFFPQIVQGPISRFGTLAEQLFRANEFSYTRIKFGVQLMLWGAFKKMVIADRAAVLVDNAFGFPETFGGTYVAAAALAYAIQIYGDFSGGIDIATGAAQIFGVTLDKNFERPYLATSIPDYWRRWHMTLGAWFRDYVFYPLSLSKFFSRLGKKCRGIFGNYIGKLIPVLIPQFIIFFLIGIWHGAEWKYIAFGCYNGTLIVLGILFEQPLQKLVKRLAIRTDCISWRIFQVLRTLILVAIGKIITRAPGVSAAKYMITSMIKNWNTDVLLEGGLLTMGLDVKDLWVLFLSCLVLLSVSLMQESGIRVRETLAKQNLYFRWVIYLGALFSLILFGVYGLNYNAADFIYRGF